In Candidatus Devosia phytovorans, the DNA window AAGAATGGCGCCCATGAAGTTTGTTCCGAAAGGATTGCTGCTGCTCAAGCTTACGAGGCAGCTGGCAGAACGCAATGGCACTTCATCGGTCCGGTGCGGAACAGCTAGGATTGCTGCCGAAATCCCCGTATATTGCGGGCATTGCCGCCTTGGGACGTCGCCATGACCAAGCACACCTTGCAATTGCCGGATGGCCTGTTCGATTATCTGACCACTGTTGCCGCCGAAGCTGGCCAGTCGCCCGACGAACTCATCCTGGCGGCCATCGAGCAGCATCTCGAAGACGTCTCCGACCTGCGTGCCATCGCCGAATACGAGAAACAAAAGGCCGATGGCACCCTGGTGACGATCCCGTTTGATGAAGTGAAGCGTCGCCTTGGCCTGGACGATTGAGCTGTCCGCGGCTGCGGATCGGCGACTATCGGCTGATCTGCGATATTCAGGACGGCAAGCTGGTGGTGCTCGTGCTCGAAATCGGCCACCGCAGCGACGTTTATCGCTAGATCGAAATGGGTGCCTGTCCGCGAATCTGACGGAAAGGGTTGGCAAGCGCGCATCAATGATGTCTTGAAGGCAGTCAAACTCTAGACTCGCATGCGGAGCCTTCTCATGAGCGACCTGACCCTGGCCCAGGCCACCGACAATATCTACGCCTCGATCAAGAACAACAACGAGGACATCGACCTCCATATCGCCGCGCTGAAGGCCGCCATGGCCCGCGATGGCGTCAAGGAGGCCGTGTTCGAGCCGTCCAAGCTGGCCCAGTCCAACCGGCAGGGCCGCAAGATCATGCAGTCCTATTTCAAGAAAAAGGGCGTCTCTGTCGGCTTCGCCACCGAGTAGCGCCCCTGTCCAAGTGCGGGTGCTGACGGAAAGGATAAAATCCCCGACATTCACCCTTCCGTCACATGACGTGCTTCCGCTATTGAAGCCTGCCGCATTGCCGCCTATCTGTGGCTTTACCCGCTCTTAAGGCGGGATGGGCTGGTATCGAGACCGGTCGATTCGACATTCGGCATGATCCCCGGACCCCCGATGTCCGAGTTCGGGAAGGGATCGTGTTTTCAAGCAAGGCCGGCCAGGTCCGCCACAGGCACGGCAAAGGGGCATCATATGCGGGATCCGCACGATATCTATATGAACACGCTTGTTCCCATGGTTGTGGAACAGTCCAACCGCGGCGAGCGTGCCTTCGACATCTATTCGCGCCTGCTGCGCGAGCGCATCATCTTCGTCACCGGCGTGGTCGAAGACAACATGGCTTCGCTCATCGTGGCGCAGCTGCTGTTTCTCGAATCGGAAAATCCGAAGAAGGAAATCGCGCTCTACATCAATTCGCCCGGCGGCGTGGTGACGGCAGGTTTGTCAATCTATGACACCATGCAGTTCATCCGTCCGGCCGTGGCCACCATGGTCATGGGCCAGGCTGCATCCAT includes these proteins:
- a CDS encoding DUF6290 family protein, with translation MTKHTLQLPDGLFDYLTTVAAEAGQSPDELILAAIEQHLEDVSDLRAIAEYEKQKADGTLVTIPFDEVKRRLGLDD
- a CDS encoding ATP-dependent Clp protease proteolytic subunit translates to MRDPHDIYMNTLVPMVVEQSNRGERAFDIYSRLLRERIIFVTGVVEDNMASLIVAQLLFLESENPKKEIALYINSPGGVVTAGLSIYDTMQFIRPAVATMVMGQAASMGSLLLAAGEAGMRTSLPNSRIMVHQPSGGYQGQVTDILIHAKEVEGLKRRLNQIYEKHTGRTYEEIERALERDNFLSPEEAKTFGIIDSVMEKRAVPDVQA